The Acidobacteriota bacterium genome includes a window with the following:
- a CDS encoding (2Fe-2S)-binding protein, with translation MVNDFSALLAQQDDAAWARTVSELQASMRPVDRNATRIWFAFFPVKLWRAFEQSSDPAATAKQLIIKGNALLREQVDTSAEFLYGHRYWPQVKAVVSEYAAQAAAGVSLVDHIRAAARQAAQQVKASEALVLGITAVAFGALQQVGAERFKQPAAAGDYGKRWNKSADQVVAERAKDDGQGLLGFLKSVDKRYTVNFRESAPGNTFKIMHEQDVTMAAKLDQRPHHLEDARCMAGEGPIPIECRTAACGTCWVGVLSPTEKISPPNDREKNKWRYFGYEGFTGEPESPIRLACQMKAQGNVTLVIPPWCGMIGKLDEAEVAQAAKA, from the coding sequence ATGGTAAACGATTTTTCTGCCTTGCTGGCGCAACAAGACGACGCGGCGTGGGCACGCACCGTCAGCGAATTGCAAGCTTCGATGCGCCCCGTCGACCGCAACGCGACGCGCATCTGGTTCGCGTTCTTTCCCGTCAAACTTTGGCGCGCGTTTGAACAATCCAGCGATCCGGCGGCGACGGCCAAACAGCTCATCATCAAAGGCAACGCACTCTTGCGTGAGCAGGTGGATACGTCAGCGGAATTCCTGTACGGCCATCGTTACTGGCCGCAGGTCAAAGCGGTCGTGAGCGAGTATGCGGCGCAAGCGGCGGCGGGCGTTAGCCTGGTTGACCACATCAGAGCCGCGGCCAGGCAGGCGGCCCAACAGGTCAAGGCTAGCGAAGCGTTGGTGTTGGGCATTACTGCCGTCGCGTTTGGCGCTTTGCAACAGGTCGGTGCCGAACGCTTCAAACAACCGGCGGCGGCGGGTGATTACGGCAAGCGTTGGAACAAGTCGGCGGATCAGGTTGTGGCTGAGCGCGCCAAGGATGACGGCCAGGGATTGCTGGGTTTCCTGAAATCGGTGGATAAACGGTACACGGTCAACTTTCGTGAGAGCGCGCCGGGCAATACCTTCAAGATTATGCACGAGCAGGATGTGACGATGGCGGCCAAGCTGGATCAACGTCCGCATCATCTGGAAGACGCGCGTTGCATGGCGGGCGAAGGGCCGATCCCGATTGAATGCCGGACGGCGGCGTGCGGCACCTGCTGGGTGGGCGTGCTCTCGCCGACCGAAAAGATTTCGCCGCCCAATGACCGTGAGAAAAACAAGTGGCGTTATTTCGGCTACGAAGGTTTCACCGGCGAGCCGGAATCGCCGATTCGGCTGGCCTGTCAGATGAAAGCGCAAGGCAATGTGACGCTCGTGATTCCGCCCTGGTGCGGGATGATTGGCAAGCTGGATGAAGCAGAGGTGGCGCAGGCAGCGAAAGCCTGA
- a CDS encoding class I SAM-dependent methyltransferase, with translation MWDERYAELGYAYGTEPNDFLVAHAARIPAGRVLCLAEGPGRNAVWLAQQGYEVTAVDLSAVGLAKARQLAAERGVSITTIQADLAEYIIEAGAWDGIVSIFCHLPVLARQRLYGQIAAGLRAGGVFLLEAYAPRQLEFGTGGPSSIELLVPLAAVRSELVGLEWEIAHEVEREIYEGRLHTGQSAVVQLLGKKAAPQAG, from the coding sequence ATGTGGGATGAACGATACGCTGAATTAGGCTACGCCTACGGTACCGAACCAAACGATTTTCTGGTGGCACATGCCGCCCGGATTCCGGCGGGCCGCGTGCTGTGTTTGGCCGAAGGGCCGGGGCGCAACGCCGTTTGGCTGGCCCAGCAGGGTTATGAAGTAACTGCGGTTGATCTATCTGCCGTCGGTTTGGCCAAAGCCCGGCAATTGGCGGCGGAGCGAGGCGTCAGCATCACGACGATTCAGGCCGATCTGGCCGAATACATCATTGAGGCGGGCGCTTGGGATGGCATCGTTTCCATCTTCTGCCACCTGCCCGTGCTGGCGCGCCAACGACTTTATGGACAGATCGCTGCGGGCTTGCGCGCTGGCGGCGTTTTCTTGCTCGAAGCCTACGCGCCCAGGCAGCTTGAATTCGGTACAGGCGGGCCTAGCTCCATTGAATTACTCGTCCCGCTGGCGGCGGTGCGCAGCGAATTGGTAGGGCTGGAATGGGAAATTGCCCACGAGGTGGAGCGCGAGATTTACGAAGGACGTTTACACACTGGCCAGAGCGCGGTCGTGCAATTGCTTGGCAAAAAGGCCGCGCCACAGGCCGGTTGA
- a CDS encoding winged helix-turn-helix transcriptional regulator, with the protein MKRNARQLMTPEALQLVAARFKVLSDPMRLRILQCLEAGETSVSALTEAVESTQPNVSKHLKLMQDAGLLARRQEGNTVYYSIADPTVFDLCEVVCSSLQERFAAHASAFAAAPLSRARRN; encoded by the coding sequence ATGAAGCGAAATGCGCGACAACTGATGACGCCGGAGGCGCTGCAATTGGTGGCGGCGCGGTTCAAGGTCCTGTCTGACCCGATGCGGCTGCGAATTTTGCAATGCCTGGAAGCGGGTGAGACGAGCGTTTCGGCCTTGACCGAAGCGGTGGAATCCACGCAACCCAACGTCAGCAAGCATCTCAAGCTGATGCAGGATGCGGGTCTGCTGGCGCGGCGGCAGGAAGGGAACACGGTCTATTATTCCATCGCCGATCCGACCGTTTTTGATCTTTGCGAAGTCGTTTGTTCGTCGTTGCAAGAGCGGTTCGCCGCGCACGCGAGTGCGTTTGCCGCAGCGCCTTTGTCACGCGCGCGGCGCAATTGA
- a CDS encoding DUF302 domain-containing protein has protein sequence MSEKKKTGQLGYGFSRTLDLPVPQAIGRIKETLKAEGFGVLSEINLKEKLHEKLGIEFREYVILGACNPPIAYQALQAELALGLLLPCNVVVYEESGQAVIAAIDAAKMLSIVGNPQLEAAAAQVNEKLQRAIANL, from the coding sequence ATGTCAGAGAAAAAAAAGACCGGACAACTTGGTTATGGTTTCAGCCGCACGCTAGATTTACCAGTGCCGCAGGCGATTGGGCGCATCAAGGAAACGCTCAAAGCCGAAGGGTTCGGCGTGCTTTCTGAGATCAATCTCAAAGAGAAGCTTCACGAAAAACTCGGTATCGAGTTTCGTGAATACGTGATTCTGGGTGCGTGTAATCCCCCAATTGCCTATCAAGCGCTGCAAGCAGAGTTGGCATTGGGCTTGCTGTTGCCATGCAATGTGGTGGTTTACGAAGAAAGCGGCCAGGCGGTCATCGCGGCGATTGATGCCGCCAAAATGTTGTCCATCGTCGGCAATCCGCAATTGGAAGCCGCCGCCGCACAGGTCAACGAGAAATTGCAACGCGCCATCGCAAATTTATAA
- a CDS encoding permease: MNATKLPSIKVERSETAFLITGAALACWLLFYFNLQTLGGLLAGLLLGGASETHLYNAVAFFLYEVPKVLLLLSLIVLVMTVARSFFSAERTRALLAERANSKTGHVLAALLGTVTPFCSCSAVSLFIGFLTAGIPLGVTFSFLIAAPMVNEVALGMLLISFGWKVALVYLVTGLLIAIVAGYVIGRLHMEQYVEEWVYATDALDGGAEMELQWVDRLKLGWNAVKEIVGKVWLFIVLGIAVGAGIHGFVPQAFMAAILGKEWWAVPLAVLIGIPMYSNAAGTIPIMQVLIEKGAALGTVLAFVMSVIALSLPELVILRRVLKLRLILLFVSVVGTGILLVGYLFNLIFD; encoded by the coding sequence ATGAACGCCACGAAATTACCCAGCATCAAAGTAGAGCGGAGCGAAACGGCGTTTCTGATCACAGGCGCGGCGCTGGCATGTTGGCTTTTGTTCTATTTCAACTTGCAAACGCTCGGTGGACTACTGGCCGGTCTTTTACTGGGCGGGGCCAGCGAAACACACTTATACAATGCCGTTGCCTTCTTTCTCTACGAGGTACCCAAAGTACTGTTATTGCTAAGCCTGATCGTCTTGGTGATGACGGTCGCCCGCTCGTTCTTTTCAGCAGAACGCACGCGCGCATTACTGGCCGAGCGCGCCAATTCCAAAACGGGCCACGTGCTGGCAGCACTGCTAGGCACGGTAACGCCGTTTTGCTCGTGCTCGGCGGTGTCGCTGTTTATCGGATTTCTGACCGCCGGGATTCCGCTGGGTGTGACCTTTTCTTTCTTGATTGCTGCGCCAATGGTGAATGAAGTCGCGCTGGGAATGTTGTTGATTTCTTTTGGGTGGAAGGTGGCGCTGGTTTACCTCGTGACCGGTTTGTTGATCGCGATTGTCGCTGGTTACGTCATCGGCAGGTTGCACATGGAGCAGTACGTCGAGGAGTGGGTTTACGCCACGGACGCGCTGGACGGCGGCGCGGAAATGGAATTGCAATGGGTTGACCGGCTGAAGTTGGGTTGGAACGCCGTCAAAGAGATTGTCGGCAAGGTGTGGCTGTTCATCGTGCTGGGCATCGCTGTGGGTGCGGGCATTCACGGCTTTGTGCCGCAAGCTTTCATGGCTGCGATTTTGGGTAAGGAATGGTGGGCCGTGCCGCTGGCGGTATTGATCGGCATTCCAATGTATTCCAACGCCGCCGGAACGATTCCGATCATGCAGGTGTTGATCGAGAAGGGCGCGGCGCTGGGAACAGTGCTTGCGTTTGTGATGTCCGTGATCGCGCTATCGCTGCCGGAGTTGGTGATTTTGCGCAGGGTGTTGAAATTGCGCTTAATCCTGCTGTTCGTCAGCGTCGTCGGCACCGGCATTTTATTGGTCGGCTATCTCTTCAATTTGATCTTTGATTGA
- a CDS encoding thioredoxin family protein yields the protein MMKVTIYGPGCYNCKKTEEVVKHVLTDLQQDFQVEKVADYQQIAQAGVLTTPAVKINGVLMPKQAKIPTEQEVRAWVQPL from the coding sequence ATTATGAAAGTCACCATTTATGGCCCTGGTTGTTACAACTGCAAGAAGACGGAAGAGGTGGTCAAACATGTGCTGACCGATCTGCAACAGGATTTCCAAGTCGAAAAAGTGGCGGATTACCAGCAGATCGCGCAAGCCGGTGTACTGACGACGCCTGCCGTCAAAATTAATGGAGTGCTGATGCCCAAGCAGGCCAAGATTCCGACCGAACAGGAAGTGCGCGCCTGGGTACAGCCGCTCTAA
- a CDS encoding DUF2892 domain-containing protein — MTVERLLRLIAGTFVLASVLLGIYHSPNWFYFTGFIALNLIQSAFTNWCPMMTFLRMLGAKDSDQAARPA; from the coding sequence ATGACCGTCGAAAGATTATTGCGTTTGATTGCCGGCACGTTTGTGCTGGCCAGCGTTTTGCTGGGGATTTATCACAGCCCGAACTGGTTTTACTTCACCGGCTTCATCGCCCTGAACCTGATTCAATCGGCGTTTACCAACTGGTGTCCGATGATGACGTTCTTGCGGATGTTGGGCGCGAAGGATAGCGATCAAGCGGCGCGGCCTGCGTAA
- a CDS encoding TolC family protein, with protein sequence MCRNDSGKKNGWPRRAATGALIGVLTLTPGWPAFAQTQQANRPADGLTLPLAVEIALQSNPLVRATSAGREIASAQTAEARAGRWPSVQISETLTAGNNPVFVFGSLLEQGRFRQSNFDLNALNNPSTLANSRFSISAKLPLFDQWQTATHVKQSQLREQQADAQGAQVQQQIRFEVLRAYYSILLAQAKKEVADEAVKLAEADVKRSRDRVEVGTSVVSDLLAAEVQLADFQQQQIQAEGEIITAQATLNTALGLPLSTPQTIAGQLVERNFDLAPTEELTQTALQQRPDLQRALLAKRTSEVQLKGARNEFLPRADVFTSVGASRNNFVSGSGDYLVGASVTFNLFDAGRNARIKQAQAADRLATSEQEHLANQIRLEVVRSYQQYIAARARLQVAERVISHATEALRIVQDRYNEGLTTITEVLRAETALVRAQTNVLATRYETYVGYASVLLASGRLTDVHAFV encoded by the coding sequence ATGTGCAGGAATGATAGCGGTAAAAAGAACGGCTGGCCGAGGCGTGCGGCAACTGGAGCGCTGATCGGCGTGCTCACTCTTACGCCCGGCTGGCCCGCATTTGCGCAAACACAACAAGCCAATCGCCCAGCGGACGGTTTGACCTTGCCGCTAGCGGTCGAGATTGCCTTGCAAAGCAATCCGCTGGTGCGCGCCACTTCGGCAGGCCGTGAAATCGCCAGCGCCCAAACCGCAGAAGCGCGCGCTGGGCGTTGGCCGTCAGTACAAATCAGCGAAACGCTGACCGCCGGTAACAATCCGGTCTTTGTCTTCGGCTCGCTGCTCGAACAAGGCCGCTTCCGCCAATCCAACTTTGATCTGAATGCACTGAATAACCCGTCAACACTGGCGAATTCGCGCTTCAGCATCAGCGCCAAGCTGCCGCTGTTCGATCAATGGCAAACGGCCACGCACGTCAAACAGTCGCAACTGCGCGAACAGCAGGCCGACGCGCAAGGCGCGCAAGTGCAACAGCAGATTCGCTTTGAAGTGTTGCGCGCCTATTACAGCATCTTACTCGCGCAAGCGAAAAAAGAAGTCGCCGATGAAGCCGTCAAACTCGCCGAAGCCGATGTCAAACGCAGCCGCGACCGCGTTGAAGTCGGCACTTCCGTTGTTTCCGATCTGCTCGCCGCCGAAGTGCAACTCGCTGATTTCCAACAACAACAGATTCAGGCTGAAGGCGAAATCATCACGGCGCAAGCCACACTCAACACCGCCCTGGGCTTGCCGCTGAGCACGCCGCAAACCATCGCCGGACAGTTGGTCGAGCGCAATTTCGACTTGGCTCCAACCGAAGAGTTGACGCAAACGGCGCTGCAACAGCGGCCCGATTTGCAACGTGCGCTGCTCGCCAAACGCACGAGCGAGGTGCAGCTCAAAGGCGCGCGCAACGAATTCCTGCCGCGCGCGGATGTCTTCACGTCCGTCGGGGCCAGTCGCAACAACTTCGTCAGCGGCAGCGGCGATTACCTCGTCGGGGCGAGCGTGACCTTCAACCTGTTTGACGCCGGACGCAACGCCCGCATCAAGCAGGCGCAAGCCGCCGACCGGCTGGCGACGAGCGAACAAGAGCACTTGGCGAATCAGATTCGGCTGGAGGTTGTGCGCAGCTATCAGCAATACATCGCGGCGCGCGCGCGTTTGCAAGTCGCCGAGCGCGTCATTAGCCACGCTACCGAAGCGTTGCGCATCGTGCAGGATCGTTACAACGAAGGACTGACGACGATTACCGAAGTGCTGCGCGCCGAAACCGCGCTCGTGCGGGCGCAAACAAACGTGCTGGCGACGCGCTACGAAACCTATGTCGGTTACGCCAGCGTGCTGCTGGCGAGCGGGCGGCTGACGGATGTGCATGCGTTTGTTTAG
- a CDS encoding efflux RND transporter periplasmic adaptor subunit encodes MRNQIILAGLVLLAGLATACEKRQQAATEKPVVVTGVKLETAALAPIEDFYEATGTVKSRTTTTLSARTLGTVVALRVREGDRVSAGQTLVEIDNRDAAAQLQKAQAGLLEAQAAQTEAEQSSNGAQATKAAAEANQRLAQATFNRYQTLLERKSVSPQEFDEVKARLQIAEAEVERAGKMLQMIAAKKAQVRARIEQAKADITNAQVYAGYARITSPLTGIVIAKTVEVGSTATPGAPLLTIEDSTRYRLEAAIAESQLRRIRLRDAARVQIDALGGTELSATVSEIMPAADAGSRSYTVKLDLPPQSLLRSGMYGTARFASGQRQALLIPQKALVQRGQLTGMFVVDKESVARLRLVKPGKTVGEQIEILSGLQAGERFATEGAAKLNDGNRVQ; translated from the coding sequence ATGAGAAATCAAATAATTTTAGCGGGCTTGGTCTTGCTCGCGGGACTAGCGACCGCGTGTGAAAAGAGGCAGCAGGCCGCGACGGAAAAGCCTGTCGTGGTTACCGGCGTCAAACTGGAAACCGCCGCGCTCGCGCCAATCGAAGATTTTTACGAAGCAACCGGCACCGTCAAATCGCGCACGACGACGACGCTTTCGGCGCGCACGCTGGGCACGGTGGTAGCCTTGCGCGTGCGCGAAGGCGACCGCGTCAGCGCCGGGCAAACTTTGGTCGAGATTGACAACCGCGACGCCGCCGCACAATTGCAAAAGGCCCAGGCCGGCCTGCTGGAAGCCCAAGCCGCGCAAACCGAAGCCGAGCAATCCAGCAATGGCGCACAAGCCACCAAGGCCGCTGCCGAGGCGAACCAGCGGCTGGCGCAGGCGACCTTCAACCGCTACCAAACGCTGCTCGAACGCAAATCGGTTAGCCCGCAGGAATTCGATGAGGTCAAAGCACGGCTGCAAATCGCCGAGGCCGAAGTCGAACGCGCTGGCAAGATGTTGCAAATGATCGCCGCCAAAAAAGCCCAGGTGCGCGCGCGCATTGAGCAGGCCAAAGCCGACATCACCAACGCGCAGGTGTATGCCGGTTACGCTCGCATCACTTCGCCGCTCACCGGCATCGTCATCGCCAAGACAGTAGAAGTAGGTTCCACCGCAACGCCGGGCGCACCGCTGCTGACGATCGAGGACAGCACACGCTATCGCCTGGAAGCCGCCATCGCCGAGTCGCAGTTGCGCCGCATCCGGTTGCGTGACGCCGCGCGCGTGCAAATTGACGCGCTGGGCGGTACGGAACTGAGCGCCACCGTCAGCGAGATCATGCCTGCGGCGGATGCAGGGAGCCGCAGCTACACGGTGAAACTCGACCTGCCGCCGCAAAGCCTGCTGCGTTCAGGGATGTACGGCACGGCGCGTTTCGCCAGCGGCCAGCGGCAGGCGTTGTTGATCCCGCAAAAGGCGCTCGTCCAACGCGGCCAACTGACGGGCATGTTCGTGGTGGATAAAGAAAGCGTCGCGCGCCTGCGGCTAGTCAAGCCGGGCAAGACGGTGGGCGAACAGATCGAGATTTTGAGCGGCTTGCAAGCGGGCGAACGTTTCGCGACCGAGGGCGCGGCGAAACTGAATGACGGCAATCGTGTGCAGTAG
- a CDS encoding 4Fe-4S dicluster domain-containing protein, which yields MKSEEKPDCGRVEVAEEECKGCGLCVEACPPHVMKLGERLNTRGYHPATYLGHGCTGCGICFFACPEPGAITVFVLQSRPGAAAASPSTAAGH from the coding sequence ATGAAAAGCGAAGAGAAACCAGACTGCGGACGGGTGGAAGTGGCCGAGGAAGAATGCAAGGGCTGCGGCTTGTGTGTAGAGGCCTGCCCTCCCCACGTCATGAAATTGGGCGAGCGTCTCAATACGCGCGGGTATCATCCGGCGACGTACCTGGGACACGGCTGCACCGGCTGCGGAATTTGTTTTTTTGCCTGCCCGGAGCCGGGGGCCATCACAGTTTTCGTCCTACAATCCAGGCCCGGCGCAGCGGCGGCTTCGCCGTCAACAGCCGCAGGTCATTAG
- a CDS encoding 3-methyl-2-oxobutanoate dehydrogenase subunit VorB, translating into MTKELIKGNEAVVKAAILAGCRSFYGYPITPASEITEAAAKYFPQVGGTFLQAESEVAAINMVYGAAAIGERTMTASSGPGLSLMQEGISYLAGAELPCVIVDVMRGGPGLGNIAPEQSDYNQMVKGGGHGNYHNLVLAPNSAQEMCDLTFLAFELADRFRNPAIVLTDGFIGQMMEPVEFPCALVTPPPKAWAVRATPETRQNLITSIYMSPEELEKHVQHLEEKYTGASQEGALFEAYKTDDAEIVTIGYGIVSRILKTAVDQARARGIKAGLFRPISLWPFPTQALANLAEAAECFLTVELSNGQLVEDVRLAVNGRRPVRLYARYGGMVPTTDELLQQIVLAREEKACTSEHTKDPGVSIRSFSASPAII; encoded by the coding sequence ATGACCAAAGAGTTAATCAAGGGGAATGAAGCCGTCGTGAAAGCCGCAATCCTGGCCGGTTGCCGTTCGTTTTACGGCTACCCGATTACGCCCGCCAGCGAGATCACCGAAGCGGCGGCGAAATACTTTCCGCAAGTGGGCGGGACGTTTCTGCAAGCCGAAAGCGAGGTCGCGGCCATCAATATGGTTTACGGGGCCGCCGCGATTGGCGAACGCACGATGACCGCTTCATCGGGGCCGGGGCTGAGCTTGATGCAAGAGGGCATCTCTTACCTGGCAGGCGCGGAGTTGCCTTGCGTGATCGTAGATGTGATGCGCGGCGGGCCGGGGCTGGGCAACATTGCGCCCGAACAGAGCGACTACAACCAAATGGTCAAAGGCGGCGGCCACGGCAATTATCACAACCTGGTGCTCGCGCCGAACTCCGCGCAGGAGATGTGCGACTTGACCTTCCTGGCGTTTGAATTGGCCGACCGCTTTCGCAACCCGGCCATCGTGTTGACCGATGGCTTCATCGGCCAGATGATGGAGCCGGTCGAATTCCCCTGCGCGCTGGTCACGCCACCGCCCAAAGCCTGGGCCGTGCGCGCGACGCCGGAAACGCGGCAGAACCTCATCACCTCGATTTACATGTCGCCCGAAGAATTGGAAAAGCACGTGCAGCACCTCGAAGAAAAATACACCGGAGCCAGCCAGGAGGGCGCATTGTTCGAGGCCTACAAAACAGATGATGCGGAAATCGTCACGATTGGTTACGGCATCGTCTCGCGCATTCTCAAGACCGCCGTAGATCAAGCCCGCGCGCGCGGCATCAAAGCCGGCCTCTTCCGTCCCATCTCGCTGTGGCCGTTTCCAACGCAGGCGCTGGCGAATTTGGCGGAAGCGGCTGAATGTTTCTTGACCGTCGAGTTGAGCAATGGACAGCTTGTCGAAGACGTGCGCCTGGCGGTGAATGGGCGGCGACCGGTGCGGCTTTATGCGCGCTACGGCGGCATGGTGCCGACGACGGATGAACTTTTACAGCAGATCGTGCTGGCGCGGGAGGAGAAAGCATGTACGTCAGAGCATACGAAAGACCCAGGAGTTTCTATCAGGAGTTTCAGCGCAAGCCCGGCGATCATCTGA
- a CDS encoding 2-oxoacid:acceptor oxidoreductase family protein: MYVRAYERPRSFYQEFQRKPGDHLTTHYCPGCGHGNLHKYIAEALDDLGLQDRTILVNPVGCSVFAYYYFDVGNIQAAHGRAPAVATAVKRALPDSLVISYQGDGDLAAIGGNEILHAANRGENITVFFVNNAIYGMTGGQMAPTSLIGMKTTTSPSGRTLQREGFPLRVSELLASLEGPTYIERVALYDNKSRIKARKAVRKAIQNQVEGRGFSLIEVLAPCPTGWGVTPTEACNWIERHLLKQFPLGVLKDESAKREGWTRHRENVPAEQIPAILGLRRASDEEAVESLAPPVVAERYRNPRIKIAGFGGQGLLFLGRVLAEAGMRQGYHVSWLPSYGPEMRGGTAHCHVNLSAEPIGSPLISQPTVLIAMNQPSLVKFEPEMARGGLLIYDSSLIENGPSRADVEVLALPATALADELGSAKAANMVALGALLGRTGLLDTTGLVNVVEAVTKNQALLDLNLKAIEAGLKFTRAAKAEKPC; encoded by the coding sequence ATGTACGTCAGAGCATACGAAAGACCCAGGAGTTTCTATCAGGAGTTTCAGCGCAAGCCCGGCGATCATCTGACGACGCATTACTGCCCCGGCTGCGGGCACGGGAACCTGCACAAATACATCGCCGAAGCGCTTGATGACCTCGGCCTGCAAGACCGCACCATCCTCGTCAATCCCGTCGGCTGCTCGGTCTTCGCCTATTACTACTTCGATGTCGGCAACATTCAGGCTGCACACGGACGCGCGCCCGCCGTGGCGACAGCCGTCAAACGCGCGCTGCCCGACAGCCTGGTCATCAGCTATCAAGGCGACGGCGACTTGGCTGCTATCGGTGGCAACGAGATTTTGCACGCGGCCAATCGCGGCGAAAACATCACGGTCTTTTTCGTCAACAACGCCATCTACGGCATGACCGGCGGCCAGATGGCGCCAACTTCACTCATCGGCATGAAAACCACGACCTCGCCGTCCGGGCGCACCTTACAGCGCGAAGGCTTCCCCCTGCGCGTAAGCGAATTGCTCGCCAGCCTGGAAGGCCCGACCTACATCGAGCGCGTCGCGTTGTATGACAACAAATCCCGCATAAAAGCGCGCAAGGCCGTGCGCAAGGCCATTCAAAACCAAGTCGAAGGCCGGGGCTTTTCGTTGATTGAAGTGCTTGCGCCCTGCCCCACGGGCTGGGGCGTAACGCCGACCGAGGCGTGCAATTGGATCGAACGGCATCTGCTGAAACAGTTCCCGCTCGGCGTGCTGAAGGATGAGTCGGCCAAGCGGGAAGGCTGGACGCGCCATCGCGAGAACGTCCCGGCGGAGCAAATCCCCGCCATCCTGGGGCTGAGGCGCGCCAGCGATGAAGAAGCCGTTGAGAGCCTCGCGCCGCCTGTGGTTGCAGAACGCTACCGCAACCCGCGCATCAAGATCGCAGGCTTCGGCGGCCAGGGGCTGTTGTTCTTAGGTCGCGTACTGGCCGAAGCAGGCATGCGCCAGGGCTATCACGTTTCGTGGTTGCCCTCTTACGGCCCTGAAATGCGTGGCGGCACAGCGCATTGTCACGTCAATCTTTCAGCCGAACCCATCGGCTCACCGCTCATTTCACAGCCGACGGTGTTGATTGCCATGAACCAGCCTTCGCTGGTCAAGTTCGAGCCTGAAATGGCGCGCGGCGGGCTGCTCATTTACGACTCTTCGCTGATTGAAAACGGGCCGTCACGCGCTGACGTCGAAGTCCTCGCCTTGCCAGCCACGGCGCTGGCCGATGAACTCGGCAGTGCGAAGGCCGCGAATATGGTGGCGCTCGGCGCGTTGCTCGGCAGAACTGGATTGTTGGATACGACCGGGCTGGTCAATGTGGTCGAGGCTGTCACAAAAAATCAGGCGCTGCTGGACTTGAACCTCAAAGCGATTGAGGCCGGTTTGAAGTTCACGCGCGCAGCCAAAGCAGAAAAGCCTTGTTAA
- a CDS encoding CoA-binding protein, with protein MSKLPKQVTEFLSCKRIAVAGVSRDARQPANAIYRKLRGAGYQVFAVNPQATEVEGDPCYPDLHAVPQPLEAVVIVTPANAAAQVVQECAALGIGQVWLHRSFGDGSVSAEAVRECERLGINCLVGGCPMMYCEPVDFGHRCMRWVLKLQKRVPV; from the coding sequence ATGTCCAAGCTCCCCAAACAAGTCACTGAATTTCTGAGTTGCAAACGAATTGCTGTGGCGGGCGTTTCGCGCGACGCCCGGCAACCGGCCAATGCGATTTACCGCAAACTGCGCGGTGCAGGGTATCAAGTCTTCGCCGTCAATCCGCAAGCGACGGAGGTCGAAGGCGATCCTTGTTATCCTGACTTACACGCAGTTCCCCAGCCCCTCGAGGCCGTCGTGATTGTGACGCCAGCCAACGCCGCCGCCCAGGTGGTGCAGGAATGTGCGGCGCTGGGCATCGGCCAGGTGTGGCTCCATCGCTCATTCGGCGATGGGAGCGTTTCAGCAGAAGCGGTACGCGAGTGCGAGCGGCTGGGGATCAATTGCCTGGTGGGCGGCTGTCCGATGATGTATTGCGAACCGGTGGATTTTGGTCACCGGTGTATGAGATGGGTGCTCAAGCTGCAAAAACGTGTGCCGGTGTAA